A single genomic interval of Spirosoma linguale DSM 74 harbors:
- a CDS encoding Curli production assembly/transport component CsgG (PFAM: Curli production assembly/transport component CsgG~KEGG: pha:PSHAb0194 putative assembly or transport protein for curli synthesis), whose product MKVLFFKAIQLLMLTGLVGILSGCTAFFFQPTKARRARLGEETPVTADLHRLPVAKEKIITAVYKFRDLTGQYKQIEAGSTFSTAVTQGTTNILLKALEESGWFLPIERENVSNLLNERKIVRSSVAQYKEGENLPPLLFAGIILEGGVVSYDANIITGGGGLQYFSAGGSTQYRQDRVTVYLRAVSTKSGKILKTIYTSKTILSQTVNASLFRYVTFKRLLETETGLTTTEPGQLAVTEAIEKAVQGLIIEGVRDGLWLPADNQVAAMQAVVKDYEKEKTVMSETDVYGIRPEVAPPFLSVHTYAGAMRYYGDYARRTIKGSYGASVDFHITPAFGLQVNGATGVLASEGAFSTNITSLEGNLILRLTPYQRWTSLLFAGAGAVSQSGSSPFQWRGASYLQAQGGVGVQFSPSKVIGFRSTLSYNQPFTDALDSKVAGTRNDYYLRGTLGVVFHIGRFSPPKVKPLTPQQPVMNK is encoded by the coding sequence ATGAAAGTACTTTTTTTCAAAGCTATCCAGCTCCTTATGCTGACTGGCTTGGTGGGCATTTTGTCGGGGTGTACCGCTTTTTTCTTTCAACCCACAAAAGCCCGGCGGGCTCGGTTAGGGGAAGAAACACCCGTTACGGCAGACTTACACCGACTGCCGGTTGCCAAAGAAAAAATCATCACTGCCGTTTACAAGTTCCGGGACTTAACCGGTCAGTACAAGCAGATTGAAGCGGGTTCGACCTTCTCCACCGCTGTTACCCAGGGAACCACCAACATACTGCTTAAAGCGCTCGAAGAGAGTGGCTGGTTTTTACCCATCGAACGCGAGAATGTCAGCAATCTGCTCAATGAGCGGAAAATTGTACGCTCCAGTGTAGCCCAGTATAAAGAAGGCGAAAATCTACCTCCTTTGCTGTTTGCCGGTATTATTCTGGAAGGGGGCGTTGTTTCGTACGATGCCAATATCATCACCGGTGGTGGCGGACTTCAGTACTTCAGCGCCGGTGGCTCAACACAGTACCGGCAGGACCGGGTAACGGTTTACCTGCGGGCTGTATCCACAAAGTCGGGGAAAATTCTCAAAACGATTTATACCTCCAAAACCATTCTGTCGCAAACGGTCAACGCCAGCCTGTTTCGGTATGTGACCTTCAAACGGCTGCTGGAAACCGAAACGGGCCTGACCACGACCGAACCGGGTCAGCTGGCCGTTACGGAAGCCATCGAAAAGGCCGTTCAGGGGCTCATTATCGAGGGTGTGCGGGATGGATTGTGGCTCCCGGCCGATAATCAGGTTGCCGCCATGCAGGCGGTTGTCAAGGACTACGAGAAAGAGAAAACCGTAATGAGCGAAACGGATGTGTACGGCATACGTCCCGAAGTAGCCCCGCCTTTTCTAAGCGTACACACCTATGCCGGTGCGATGCGATATTATGGCGACTACGCTCGCCGTACCATCAAAGGAAGCTACGGGGCTTCTGTCGATTTCCACATTACGCCCGCCTTTGGCTTGCAGGTGAACGGTGCTACCGGCGTTCTGGCCAGCGAAGGGGCTTTTTCGACGAACATCACCTCCCTGGAAGGTAATCTGATTCTTCGTTTAACGCCCTATCAGCGCTGGACATCCCTCTTATTTGCAGGTGCCGGTGCTGTTTCGCAGAGTGGCTCATCACCCTTCCAATGGCGGGGAGCCAGTTACTTACAGGCTCAGGGAGGAGTTGGCGTGCAGTTTTCGCCAAGTAAGGTAATCGGATTCCGCTCTACTTTATCTTATAACCAGCCTTTTACGGATGCGCTGGACAGTAAAGTGGCCGGAACCCGTAATGACTACTACCTACGGGGAACGCTGGGGGTGGTTTTCCATATCGGCCGCTTCTCGCCACCAAAAGTAAAGCCACTCACTCCGCAGCAGCCGGTAATGAACAAATAA
- a CDS encoding Protein of unknown function DUF2329 (PFAM: Protein of unknown function DUF2329~KEGG: bid:Bind_2429 hypothetical protein), whose protein sequence is MKQLLAIFLTCTSLTIVCCQPKTLSVAPASTTFKLSGSDNTFLDSLQRDTFRYFWETTNPENGLVPDRAPSNSFASIAAVGFGLTSYLVGVERGYVTRAQAADRTLKTLRFFANAPQSDKATGVTGYKGFFYHFLDMKTGERFKQVELSTIDTALLLGGILSAQSYFDQTNAVETEIRQLADQIYGRVDWVWFQNNNGPASGPFVSMGWHPESGFIKSDWTGYNEGMLLYVLALGSPTHAVGTDVWAAWTKSYPWATFYDQTHVNFDPLFGHQYSHVWIDFRGIKDEYMRGKGIDYFENSRRATYANRAYCVANPGRWQDYGPTIWGLTACDGPADTLVNGKQFFSYRARGAASTQIVDDGTIAPTAAGGSMAFAPEICVPALRAMKTKYRAKLYGEYGFRDAFNPTYRYPARVANGSTQNGWFDVDYLGIDQGPILLMAENMRSEFVWKLMQKNPHIKRGLVKAGFTGGWLAQ, encoded by the coding sequence ATGAAACAACTCCTCGCCATTTTCCTCACCTGCACCAGCCTAACCATTGTCTGCTGCCAGCCGAAAACGCTATCCGTAGCCCCCGCATCGACCACTTTCAAACTCTCCGGCTCCGACAATACGTTTCTGGATAGTCTGCAACGCGACACGTTCCGGTATTTCTGGGAAACGACGAACCCCGAAAACGGGCTGGTACCCGACCGGGCACCGTCTAATTCTTTCGCCAGTATTGCCGCCGTGGGCTTTGGGCTTACGTCGTACCTGGTGGGGGTGGAGCGCGGCTATGTGACGCGGGCGCAGGCCGCCGACCGCACCCTAAAAACGCTTCGCTTCTTCGCCAACGCGCCCCAGTCTGACAAGGCAACGGGCGTAACGGGTTACAAAGGGTTTTTCTACCACTTTCTGGACATGAAGACCGGCGAGCGTTTCAAGCAAGTGGAATTGTCGACGATTGACACGGCCCTGCTACTGGGTGGCATCCTGAGCGCGCAAAGCTATTTCGACCAGACCAACGCCGTTGAAACGGAGATTCGCCAACTCGCCGACCAGATTTATGGACGCGTCGACTGGGTGTGGTTTCAGAATAACAACGGTCCGGCGTCCGGGCCGTTTGTGTCGATGGGCTGGCACCCGGAATCGGGTTTTATCAAGAGCGACTGGACGGGCTACAACGAAGGGATGCTGCTGTATGTCTTGGCTCTCGGCTCGCCTACGCACGCCGTCGGCACCGACGTCTGGGCCGCCTGGACCAAATCGTATCCATGGGCAACATTCTACGACCAGACCCACGTAAATTTCGACCCATTGTTCGGGCATCAGTACTCGCACGTCTGGATTGATTTTCGCGGGATAAAAGACGAGTACATGCGCGGGAAGGGCATCGACTACTTCGAGAATTCCCGCCGGGCTACCTACGCCAATCGTGCGTACTGCGTAGCTAATCCCGGCCGATGGCAGGACTACGGCCCGACCATCTGGGGGCTCACCGCCTGCGACGGTCCCGCCGATACGCTGGTGAATGGAAAACAATTTTTCTCGTACCGGGCGCGGGGAGCCGCCAGCACCCAGATCGTGGATGATGGCACGATTGCCCCCACGGCAGCGGGCGGGTCGATGGCGTTTGCGCCGGAAATTTGTGTACCCGCCCTGCGGGCCATGAAGACGAAATACCGCGCGAAACTGTATGGCGAGTATGGTTTTCGGGATGCGTTTAACCCTACTTATCGTTACCCGGCCCGCGTCGCCAACGGCTCAACGCAAAACGGCTGGTTCGATGTGGACTACCTCGGCATCGATCAGGGGCCGATTCTGCTGATGGCCGAAAATATGCGGTCGGAGTTCGTCTGGAAACTGATGCAAAAGAATCCGCATATTAAGCGCGGGCTGGTGAAAGCCGGATTTACGGGTGGCTGGCTGGCGCAGTAA
- a CDS encoding Curlin associated repeat protein (PFAM: Curlin associated repeat protein~KEGG: shm:Shewmr7_3300 curlin associated repeat protein), producing the protein MLVLQKQATCKICTTTCPGIQTVKNLYQFYLFNHYHLNMKKFILSGIALLALAASSYAQNSTTLTQSGNGNSVGTIQTGSLNTGTITQVGDNNKVGQSDNGLGMSGLQQYGTSNTGTITQNGNGNNGYIYQRGNQNTTTVTQAGNNNDGQAVDYSASNLNVSTITQTGNDNKSGVFHTTASSNNTFTTTQTGDRNQVLAISTYILPPQYGNFNTTTITQTGDDNIIRMGQIGGSMNTFLANQDGNGNTADVIQQGNNNNIGNNDNGSGPVGLQQIGDNNVAIMTQNGNANNAFIQEVGSNNNSTIIQVGDNNDGQVQDYFSSGNTASITQTGNNNKSGVFRDGGSENTFTSVQTGNNNRILANGGYILPPQYGVGNMIDITQTGNSNLTTLRQLGNGNDLMVSQADGNQTAILVQSGNTNMLSVTQSGLGNMATVSQLGSGNSASVVQTGVAP; encoded by the coding sequence ATGCTCGTCCTACAAAAGCAAGCCACCTGTAAGATCTGCACTACGACATGCCCAGGCATCCAGACTGTTAAAAACCTCTATCAATTCTACCTTTTTAATCATTACCACTTAAACATGAAAAAGTTTATTCTTTCAGGTATTGCGCTGCTTGCCTTAGCAGCATCATCGTACGCCCAGAACAGCACTACCTTAACCCAGTCGGGTAACGGCAACAGTGTAGGGACGATCCAGACCGGCAGCTTAAACACCGGTACCATCACCCAGGTTGGCGATAACAACAAGGTTGGCCAAAGTGATAACGGCCTTGGCATGAGCGGTTTACAGCAGTACGGAACCTCTAATACGGGTACCATTACCCAGAATGGAAACGGCAACAACGGCTACATTTATCAGCGGGGTAATCAAAACACGACTACTGTTACGCAAGCGGGTAATAACAATGATGGGCAGGCTGTTGACTACAGCGCATCGAACCTGAACGTCTCGACCATAACCCAGACTGGTAACGACAACAAATCGGGCGTATTCCACACTACGGCCAGTTCTAATAATACCTTTACAACAACACAAACGGGTGATCGGAATCAGGTTCTGGCAATCAGTACTTATATATTACCGCCACAGTACGGCAACTTTAATACTACTACAATTACCCAGACCGGCGACGACAACATAATCAGAATGGGGCAAATTGGGGGTAGCATGAACACCTTCCTGGCTAATCAGGATGGCAACGGCAACACAGCAGATGTCATTCAACAGGGCAACAATAACAACATTGGCAATAATGACAATGGAAGCGGCCCGGTAGGCCTTCAGCAGATCGGCGACAATAACGTTGCCATAATGACGCAGAACGGCAATGCAAACAATGCCTTTATTCAGGAAGTAGGTAGCAATAATAACAGCACCATCATTCAGGTAGGCGACAATAATGACGGTCAGGTTCAGGATTACTTCAGCAGTGGAAACACGGCCAGTATCACCCAGACCGGCAACAACAACAAATCAGGTGTGTTCCGCGACGGTGGTAGTGAGAACACGTTTACTTCAGTCCAGACTGGGAATAACAACCGGATACTGGCAAATGGAGGTTATATTCTGCCTCCGCAGTATGGAGTAGGCAACATGATTGACATTACCCAAACCGGCAATAGCAACCTGACTACATTGCGGCAGTTGGGCAATGGCAATGATTTGATGGTATCGCAGGCGGATGGCAATCAGACGGCTATTCTGGTTCAAAGTGGCAACACAAACATGCTGAGCGTTACCCAGTCGGGCCTGGGTAACATGGCCACCGTTTCGCAACTTGGTTCGGGCAATTCGGCTTCTGTGGTTCAGACTGGTGTTGCCCCTTAA
- a CDS encoding MscS Mechanosensitive ion channel (PFAM: MscS Mechanosensitive ion channel~KEGG: pca:Pcar_2988 putative small-conductance mechanosensitive channel), with product MFVRLFINLLLVLVLFQVVTVPSVAQDTAAKEIPLPQTIPDTLLFKIQKAQSVISQIKASNKRKYGISRIRSGLADVKANLAPIVADMRAHGQEVDTKNLVNYSLILNDGLKKLTDWRTTLSKSNNDLQSNLDQVLALSTDSLLTVDGSDTTDKKLYADQLRSLKFQLQDAGTRTSAQLDTVSRLLADVSGTYLTIGNLQTTINERLQKSSENKFQQEAPYLWDAPALLSFGDFPRLLQSSFQGQSKIFTYFVSATWDNRILLIMLCGLFFAWVFFNYKKAKTSSLQDKITPLRSEYLKPVPVLASLIVLLNLTPLFEPQSPSLYVEITQFLLFVVLTVQFWSRFSQHELRMWLLIGTMYMLLVVANALVGDPLFMRLGLIALNIGFIYIGLVFSRRLPRQHISARVVRFVTSLYMVLQVLAIILNIFGRISLAKTFGITAVIGLMQLTALGAFMETILEALDLQINLSTSSEGLFSRVNVNHIRRSFRKGLSFIAVTLWLIVFFINIGAADTVFNILHHILTRPRSFGSLTFTLSNVLSFSIIIYLSSLLQKNIGLLFGESQLPTETEQIGQLSSVLALVRLVIVIAGVLLAIATSGISVDKFTVVLGALSVGIGLGMQNIVSNFVSGVILIFEKPFKIGDYVELADKKGRIRDIGIRSSRMITPQGSEVIIPNGDLLSNRLVNWTSGDTYLKTEFTLKVSADTDLQAVQEIVTNEVSQLEGTLPNRPAEVIVTAIGGDSVELKIQVWLTSVYSEVSLKSQLFQRLLTAFKGASIKLL from the coding sequence ATGTTTGTCAGGCTATTTATTAATTTATTACTCGTACTCGTCCTTTTTCAGGTTGTAACGGTTCCCTCGGTAGCTCAGGATACGGCTGCCAAAGAGATTCCGCTGCCTCAAACCATTCCGGATACATTATTATTTAAAATTCAGAAGGCTCAATCCGTCATTTCGCAGATCAAGGCGTCCAATAAACGGAAATACGGTATTTCCCGCATACGGTCGGGGCTGGCCGATGTGAAGGCGAACCTCGCGCCCATTGTTGCCGACATGCGGGCGCATGGCCAGGAAGTCGACACCAAGAATCTGGTCAACTATAGCCTGATTCTGAACGACGGGCTGAAAAAACTAACCGACTGGCGAACAACGCTTTCTAAGTCAAACAATGATTTACAGTCGAATCTGGACCAGGTGCTGGCCCTCAGCACTGATTCATTATTAACGGTAGACGGAAGTGACACGACCGATAAAAAGCTGTATGCCGATCAGCTCAGAAGTCTTAAATTTCAGCTACAGGACGCGGGCACCCGAACCAGTGCCCAACTGGACACTGTCAGCCGCTTGCTGGCCGACGTGTCAGGTACTTACTTAACGATTGGCAACCTGCAGACAACCATTAACGAACGGTTGCAAAAGTCATCGGAAAATAAATTTCAACAAGAAGCCCCCTATTTATGGGACGCACCGGCTTTACTGTCGTTCGGGGATTTTCCCCGGCTTCTTCAGTCAAGCTTTCAGGGGCAAAGTAAAATTTTCACTTATTTCGTTTCTGCCACCTGGGATAACCGCATTCTGCTCATTATGCTGTGCGGCCTGTTTTTTGCCTGGGTGTTTTTCAACTACAAAAAAGCGAAAACGTCTTCTTTACAGGATAAGATAACCCCGCTGCGTTCCGAGTACCTGAAACCGGTGCCGGTGCTTGCCTCCCTCATTGTATTGCTTAACCTGACTCCCCTCTTTGAGCCGCAATCGCCTTCGCTGTACGTCGAGATTACCCAATTTCTGTTGTTTGTGGTGCTTACCGTTCAATTTTGGTCGCGGTTCTCGCAACATGAACTCCGGATGTGGCTCCTGATCGGCACAATGTACATGCTGCTCGTAGTTGCCAATGCCCTGGTTGGCGATCCGCTGTTTATGCGCCTTGGCCTGATCGCCCTGAATATCGGCTTTATTTACATAGGCCTCGTGTTTTCCCGCCGGTTGCCCCGCCAGCATATTAGTGCCCGGGTTGTTCGGTTTGTTACGTCATTATACATGGTGCTTCAGGTACTGGCCATCATCCTGAATATTTTCGGACGCATTAGTCTGGCCAAAACGTTTGGGATAACCGCCGTTATCGGACTGATGCAGCTTACGGCGCTGGGTGCCTTTATGGAAACGATTCTGGAAGCCCTGGATTTGCAGATCAACCTGAGCACAAGTTCGGAGGGCCTTTTTTCAAGGGTCAACGTCAACCATATTCGCCGGTCGTTCCGAAAGGGGCTTTCCTTCATAGCCGTTACGTTGTGGCTAATCGTCTTTTTTATCAACATCGGCGCGGCCGATACCGTATTTAATATCCTGCACCACATCCTCACCAGACCCCGTTCCTTTGGCAGCCTGACATTCACGCTGAGCAATGTGTTGTCGTTTTCAATTATCATCTACCTGTCGAGTCTGCTTCAGAAAAACATCGGGCTGCTGTTTGGCGAGAGCCAACTGCCGACAGAAACTGAGCAGATCGGGCAGCTGAGTTCGGTGCTGGCGCTGGTTCGCCTGGTCATTGTCATTGCCGGGGTGTTACTGGCTATCGCGACCTCCGGCATATCTGTCGATAAGTTCACGGTTGTGCTGGGTGCGCTCAGTGTGGGCATTGGCCTGGGGATGCAGAACATCGTGAGCAACTTCGTATCGGGCGTAATCCTGATTTTCGAGAAACCCTTCAAAATTGGCGATTACGTAGAACTGGCCGATAAAAAAGGACGGATTCGCGACATTGGCATCCGCTCAAGCCGGATGATTACCCCGCAAGGCTCCGAAGTAATTATCCCCAACGGCGATTTATTATCCAACCGGCTCGTAAACTGGACATCGGGCGATACGTACCTGAAAACAGAGTTCACGCTGAAAGTAAGTGCTGATACGGACCTACAGGCCGTTCAGGAAATTGTAACCAACGAAGTGAGTCAACTGGAGGGTACGCTACCAAACCGACCGGCGGAGGTAATCGTAACGGCTATCGGGGGCGACAGCGTCGAGCTAAAAATACAGGTTTGGCTAACAAGCGTTTACAGCGAGGTTTCCTTGAAAAGCCAATTGTTCCAACGCTTATTGACGGCGTTCAAAGGGGCATCTATCAAACTACTCTAG
- a CDS encoding hypothetical protein (KEGG: vfm:VFMJ11_2525 hypothetical protein), with protein MKRLKEILLICLTLVSFAGWAQDPDLEGKLDEGTMNEAVITEEGTETLLLDNTRSKIGRDFYEAFFRHYAELPKTAASLFPTDTTLKITPNVELDINAFVVTIDELPALGTGTSIISVSLNDQLVWQNYVQIRQEVLELYALNAAEVINQYVLNYQELQRSLENDDQKGTGIF; from the coding sequence ATGAAACGGCTAAAGGAAATACTACTGATTTGCTTGACATTGGTCAGTTTCGCAGGCTGGGCGCAGGACCCCGATCTGGAGGGAAAGCTGGACGAAGGGACCATGAATGAAGCGGTAATAACCGAAGAAGGAACCGAAACGCTGCTGCTGGATAATACCCGCTCGAAGATCGGCCGTGATTTCTATGAAGCGTTCTTCCGCCATTATGCCGAACTGCCCAAAACAGCCGCGTCCCTTTTTCCGACCGATACAACCCTTAAGATAACCCCCAACGTAGAGCTGGATATTAATGCGTTCGTTGTTACCATTGATGAGCTCCCCGCTTTGGGGACCGGTACAAGCATTATTTCGGTCTCGCTGAATGATCAGCTGGTTTGGCAGAATTACGTCCAGATTCGTCAGGAAGTGCTTGAGCTGTATGCGTTAAATGCCGCCGAAGTGATCAACCAATATGTACTTAACTATCAGGAGCTTCAACGATCCCTTGAGAACGACGATCAAAAGGGAACCGGCATATTCTAA
- a CDS encoding oxidoreductase domain protein (PFAM: oxidoreductase domain protein~KEGG: xcc:XCC0815 glucose-fructose oxidoreductase) — MKQLTYSRRHFMHQMGAASVVLPGLSVLSLQSCGGKSDKATAESASSTTTTEGSKRKLGIALVGLGQYSEGQLAPALEKTTNCRLAGIVTGTPDKAEKWKSKYSIPEKNIYDYKTFDKIADNPDIDIVYVVLPNSMHAEYVIRAAKAGKHVICEKPMAMNAEECQQMIDACKKANRQLSIGYRLHFEPHNQEMMRLGQKETFGKINRIVAENGQVQDESSPWRLGRGVGGGGPVRDVGVYCIQGAIYTKGQIPIAVTARKHPVTDTEKFSKIEEGMDFSLYFPDGTIAACKASFNDKYNKLRAEAAKGWFELAPAYAYDGLEGRTSQGKMEIENVPQQAHQMDAFANCILQNKPTTVPGELGKRDVQLIEAIFEAARTGQKVSTKDVVQVLDKSALMS; from the coding sequence ATGAAACAACTTACGTATTCGCGTCGCCATTTTATGCACCAGATGGGGGCTGCATCGGTCGTACTTCCCGGGCTGTCTGTGCTTAGCCTGCAAAGCTGCGGGGGCAAAAGTGATAAAGCAACGGCCGAGTCGGCCAGTTCGACTACAACTACAGAAGGCTCGAAGCGTAAGCTGGGGATTGCACTGGTGGGCTTGGGTCAGTACAGTGAAGGGCAACTGGCACCTGCTCTCGAAAAGACCACCAACTGCCGACTAGCGGGCATCGTAACGGGCACACCAGATAAAGCCGAGAAGTGGAAGTCAAAGTACAGCATCCCCGAAAAGAACATCTACGATTACAAGACGTTCGATAAAATCGCCGACAACCCGGATATCGACATTGTGTATGTGGTGCTCCCTAACTCCATGCACGCCGAGTATGTCATTCGGGCGGCTAAAGCCGGTAAGCACGTCATCTGCGAAAAGCCGATGGCGATGAATGCCGAAGAATGTCAGCAGATGATTGATGCCTGTAAAAAAGCCAATCGGCAATTATCAATCGGTTATCGGCTGCACTTCGAACCGCATAATCAGGAGATGATGCGGCTGGGACAGAAAGAGACCTTTGGGAAAATAAATCGGATCGTAGCCGAAAATGGGCAGGTTCAGGACGAAAGTTCGCCCTGGCGTCTGGGCCGGGGTGTAGGCGGGGGTGGCCCCGTGCGCGATGTGGGTGTGTACTGCATTCAGGGGGCTATTTATACCAAAGGGCAGATTCCTATTGCGGTTACAGCCCGGAAACACCCGGTTACGGATACAGAGAAATTCAGCAAGATCGAAGAAGGCATGGATTTCAGCCTGTATTTTCCCGATGGAACGATAGCCGCCTGCAAAGCCAGCTTTAACGATAAGTATAACAAGCTGCGGGCCGAAGCTGCCAAAGGCTGGTTTGAACTAGCTCCAGCCTACGCGTATGATGGTCTGGAAGGAAGAACCAGCCAGGGGAAAATGGAGATTGAGAACGTGCCGCAACAGGCGCATCAAATGGATGCCTTCGCGAACTGCATCCTGCAAAACAAACCCACAACCGTACCCGGCGAACTGGGTAAGCGGGATGTGCAACTGATCGAAGCCATTTTCGAAGCCGCCCGAACTGGCCAGAAAGTATCGACCAAAGATGTCGTTCAGGTACTCGATAAGTCCGCTCTTATGAGTTAA
- a CDS encoding Curli production assembly/transport component CsgF (PFAM: Curli production assembly/transport component CsgF~KEGG: bur:Bcep18194_B2587 hypothetical protein), with the protein MKTRLFTFLFVVCLAGYCSAQAFVYHPNNPNFGGNTFNYSWMLSSAQAQDRTTDPTATVRTANGTTQTGSLNSFAQSLQSQLLSRITSSLVGSQFGEGTLKPGTYKFGEYQVDISNGASGVVVRIVDGKGGETSITIPYY; encoded by the coding sequence ATGAAAACACGTTTATTTACTTTTCTTTTCGTAGTTTGCCTGGCTGGCTACTGCTCTGCTCAGGCGTTTGTATACCACCCCAATAATCCAAATTTTGGGGGCAACACCTTCAACTATTCCTGGATGTTAAGTTCGGCCCAGGCGCAGGACCGCACCACCGATCCAACCGCAACGGTTCGTACCGCAAATGGAACAACGCAAACCGGCTCCCTCAATTCGTTTGCTCAGTCGCTTCAGAGTCAGTTACTGAGCCGCATTACCAGCAGTTTGGTAGGCTCTCAGTTTGGCGAGGGGACACTCAAGCCCGGCACGTACAAATTCGGTGAATATCAGGTCGATATCAGCAATGGCGCTAGTGGTGTTGTTGTTCGGATCGTGGATGGAAAAGGTGGAGAAACCTCCATTACCATACCGTATTATTGA
- a CDS encoding WD40 domain protein beta Propeller (PFAM: WD40 domain protein beta Propeller~KEGG: mxa:MXAN_0346 beta-propeller repeat- containing to-pal system protein TolB) has translation MKYFIYLTILAVALIGLWSCNEETFVTPVQLTSVRGRVLYSTTQQPVRGATVTLSPTSRVISTDSSGYFRFDSVLVGSYTIQVTKANYGTGIGTVSATADASALVTILVTEDAALNRPPTSPTLVSPATNTTIQSTTATLKWKATDPNRDSLTYDVLLFKGGSTTPTSSFTGLTVDTLNVSALEYNTTYLWQVIVKDKVNTVNGPVWSFRIGEVPDYSFIFARRTNGQYQIFSANATGPAVQLTRDGSNWRPVASPNRQQIAFISNVNTELHLYVMNANGTNIRQVTTVPISGLYQTDLSFSWSPDGTQLLYPSNDRLYAVRTDGTGLRVVSQASGGRVFAGCDWTPQGNRIAARTTGTSVYDNEITTFMADGSALKLVYSQRSARVGNPAFSVDGRRLVFSADSSGFMNEQGRQLDARLYLLDLNTNGIISLSSSQSSSGTGAAGKPAGTNDLDPRFSPNGAQIIFTNTDNTGNGVRSVYTLDLNFTTGQSTSSNRKQLFTAAEMPYWR, from the coding sequence ATGAAATACTTTATCTATTTAACCATTCTGGCGGTTGCCCTGATTGGCCTCTGGAGTTGCAATGAAGAAACGTTCGTTACGCCTGTTCAACTCACCAGCGTTCGGGGAAGAGTGCTTTACAGCACCACGCAGCAACCGGTTCGGGGCGCTACCGTAACGCTGTCGCCTACCAGTCGGGTTATATCAACGGATTCGTCCGGTTATTTCCGTTTCGATAGTGTGCTGGTGGGCAGCTACACCATTCAGGTAACAAAAGCCAACTATGGAACGGGTATAGGAACGGTTTCGGCCACGGCCGATGCCTCTGCCCTGGTAACCATTTTAGTAACGGAAGATGCCGCCCTCAACAGGCCGCCAACGTCGCCAACGCTGGTATCGCCCGCCACCAATACAACCATACAGTCAACGACAGCCACTCTTAAATGGAAAGCGACCGACCCAAATCGGGATAGCCTTACGTACGATGTGCTGCTGTTTAAAGGCGGAAGCACCACGCCTACCTCGTCGTTTACGGGACTGACCGTCGACACCCTGAACGTGTCGGCCCTGGAGTACAACACCACCTATCTGTGGCAGGTAATTGTAAAAGATAAAGTCAACACAGTAAATGGGCCAGTCTGGTCGTTCCGCATTGGTGAAGTGCCCGACTATAGCTTCATTTTTGCGCGCCGTACCAACGGCCAGTACCAGATATTTTCGGCAAACGCAACCGGCCCGGCCGTTCAGCTTACCCGCGACGGCAGCAATTGGCGCCCCGTGGCCAGCCCGAACCGTCAACAAATTGCGTTTATCTCAAACGTAAATACCGAACTGCACTTGTACGTCATGAATGCCAACGGTACGAATATCCGGCAGGTAACTACGGTGCCCATATCGGGTTTGTACCAGACGGATCTGTCGTTCAGCTGGTCGCCGGATGGCACCCAGCTGCTTTATCCCAGCAACGACCGCCTGTATGCCGTCCGTACCGACGGAACTGGTCTTCGGGTGGTAAGTCAGGCGTCTGGCGGGCGGGTGTTTGCCGGTTGCGACTGGACTCCGCAAGGTAACCGGATTGCCGCCCGGACAACCGGCACCAGTGTGTATGATAATGAAATTACGACCTTCATGGCCGATGGTTCGGCATTAAAACTGGTCTATAGCCAGCGGTCGGCCCGGGTGGGGAATCCGGCGTTTTCGGTGGATGGCCGCCGGTTGGTTTTTTCGGCCGATTCCAGCGGCTTTATGAATGAACAGGGCCGTCAGCTCGACGCCCGGCTGTATCTGCTCGACCTGAATACGAACGGAATCATCAGTTTATCGTCCAGCCAAAGTTCGTCGGGTACGGGTGCTGCGGGTAAACCGGCCGGCACCAACGACCTCGATCCCCGTTTCTCGCCAAATGGTGCGCAGATTATCTTTACAAATACCGATAACACGGGCAACGGAGTACGCTCGGTGTATACCCTGGACCTGAACTTCACGACTGGTCAGAGCACATCCTCGAACCGGAAACAACTGTTCACCGCAGCCGAAATGCCCTACTGGCGATAA